A genome region from Desulforapulum autotrophicum HRM2 includes the following:
- the mads1 gene encoding methylation-associated defense system helix-turn-helix domain-containing protein MAD1 has translation MEDRWLSVEEIAQYLGISKDTVYTWISRKKMPAHKIGRLWKFRKDEVDTWVRDGKARNFKEGEDQ, from the coding sequence ATGGAAGATCGTTGGTTGTCAGTAGAGGAAATTGCTCAATATCTGGGTATCAGCAAAGATACTGTTTACACATGGATAAGCCGCAAGAAGATGCCCGCCCACAAGATTGGCCGTCTTTGGAAGTTCAGGAAAGACGAGGTCGATACCTGGGTTCGTGACGGAAAAGCAAGAAATTTCAAAGAAGGTGAAGATCAGTGA
- a CDS encoding helicase-related protein encodes MKHSYGILDNKSLGNVVSELKGNIAIGCTLSVVSALFSLYAYDELKKELSKINNFRLLVPRLNDEESFLNNLHGNHLDRRLRNRLDVTRIARECSEWLKQKCEVRQLPSSVHQNLIHLAHADNGEHLAIVGSSSFTTDGLGIVPSEAHHMNTCFRSSDEAHSLIKWFGELWDSGKKSDDFGDILQEALALIYSDKTPQLIYFLTLFNIFRDFIAELEEDKIIKTQTGIKSTQVWQKLYKFQRDGVLGAIDKIERYNGCIIADSVGLGKTFEALAIIKYYELRNDRVLVLCPKKLRENWTLYTVNDKRNIMASDRFNYDVLNHTDLTRLRGMSGEINLETLNWGNYDLIVIDESHNFRNNPARKDDSLTRYSKLMNDIIKAGVKTKVLMLSATPVNNRMNDLKNQVAFIVEAKDEALKSNGIASIEQTLKMAQTRFNAWLTLDGSQRTTESLLETLNFDYFKLLDLLTIARSRKHIEKYYDMSEIGKFPERLRPVNIKADIDTEGRFPALESINRDIRLLNLSAYAPLKYVLPHKAEEYSRKYDRKVAGGSVFRQVDREQSLIHLMRVNLFKRMESSINSFTMTLEKLLGEVNGLIQKIAAHDNNAAVEEFDIEEIEIEDDAFSPFVVGKKVKVLIQDMDKVRWKQELEEDREILEKLISSAQAVKAPQDEKLRRLKELIQHKVTNPINPGNKKIIIFTAFADTAKYLYEHTAKWAHRELGVYSALVTGSGENKTEMPGIRKDLAAIITSFSPISKERDKIDSALTAEIDLLIATDCISEGQNLQDCDYLINYDIHWNPVRIIQRFGRVDRLGSKNDKIQLVNFWPNMELDEYINLEARVSGRMVLLDISATGEENVIEFTDSGKMNDLDYRRKQLEKLQNEVLDIEDVEGGISITDLTLNDFRMDLSDYIKEHENLLERMPPGAFAVATIDDSLKGELSPGVIFCLKNEGAQTVSDTTYALSPYYLVYVSNDGSVILQFTQTKKILDLLKKMSIHGKSINGGATTRLSSLTRKGSDMSHYRNLLSKAVQALTGAAEERGVESLFSPGGTVISKNSFKGMDDFEVVSYLILLGEEADDAR; translated from the coding sequence GTGAAGCACTCTTATGGAATACTTGACAACAAATCTCTGGGAAATGTTGTTTCCGAGCTCAAAGGAAATATTGCAATTGGATGCACTCTTTCTGTGGTTTCCGCTCTATTTTCGCTTTATGCGTATGATGAGCTGAAAAAGGAGCTTTCTAAAATCAACAACTTTCGACTCCTTGTGCCACGCCTCAATGATGAAGAGAGTTTTTTAAATAATTTGCACGGAAATCACTTGGACCGCCGCCTCCGAAATCGACTTGATGTCACTCGCATCGCCCGGGAGTGCTCGGAGTGGCTGAAACAGAAATGTGAGGTCCGCCAGTTGCCATCATCGGTACACCAGAATCTTATTCATTTGGCTCATGCCGATAACGGAGAACACCTTGCTATTGTGGGTAGTTCGTCTTTCACCACCGACGGTCTGGGCATTGTTCCATCAGAAGCCCATCACATGAATACCTGCTTCCGCAGTTCTGACGAAGCTCATTCACTAATCAAGTGGTTTGGTGAACTTTGGGATTCGGGAAAAAAGAGTGATGACTTTGGAGACATTCTGCAAGAAGCCCTCGCTCTCATTTACTCTGACAAGACTCCCCAGCTAATCTACTTCCTGACGCTCTTCAATATTTTCAGAGATTTTATTGCTGAACTGGAAGAAGACAAAATCATTAAAACCCAGACCGGAATTAAAAGCACTCAAGTCTGGCAGAAGCTTTACAAATTCCAGCGTGACGGTGTGCTGGGCGCCATCGATAAAATTGAACGCTATAACGGTTGCATCATTGCAGACAGCGTGGGCTTGGGTAAAACCTTCGAAGCCTTGGCAATCATTAAATACTATGAACTGCGCAATGATAGAGTTCTGGTTTTATGCCCTAAAAAGCTGCGGGAAAACTGGACGCTTTATACGGTAAATGACAAACGAAACATCATGGCCTCGGACAGGTTCAATTACGATGTATTGAATCATACCGATCTAACGCGATTGCGTGGCATGTCCGGGGAGATCAATCTGGAAACCCTGAATTGGGGTAACTACGACCTGATCGTCATCGATGAGTCGCACAACTTCAGAAACAATCCGGCCCGTAAGGATGATTCTCTGACCCGTTACTCCAAACTGATGAATGACATCATCAAGGCAGGCGTAAAAACAAAAGTTCTTATGCTTTCTGCGACTCCTGTAAACAACCGGATGAACGACCTGAAAAACCAAGTGGCGTTTATTGTTGAAGCTAAAGATGAGGCTCTAAAGTCAAATGGGATTGCCAGCATTGAGCAGACGCTTAAAATGGCCCAAACTCGTTTTAACGCCTGGTTGACTCTGGATGGAAGCCAAAGGACAACAGAATCGCTGCTGGAGACCCTAAACTTTGATTATTTCAAACTCTTAGACCTTCTGACGATTGCACGTTCCAGGAAGCATATCGAAAAATATTATGATATGTCCGAAATCGGGAAATTTCCAGAGAGGCTCAGACCCGTCAATATCAAGGCGGACATCGATACAGAGGGACGCTTCCCGGCACTTGAAAGCATCAATAGAGACATACGGCTGCTTAATTTGAGTGCCTATGCTCCTTTGAAATATGTCCTGCCGCACAAGGCTGAAGAATATAGCCGCAAGTATGACCGAAAGGTTGCCGGGGGCTCGGTCTTTAGGCAGGTTGACCGTGAGCAGAGTTTGATTCATTTGATGCGGGTTAACCTGTTCAAACGCATGGAAAGCTCCATCAACTCCTTTACGATGACGCTGGAGAAACTTCTTGGCGAGGTGAACGGCCTGATCCAGAAAATTGCAGCCCATGACAACAACGCAGCTGTCGAAGAGTTCGATATCGAAGAGATTGAAATTGAAGATGATGCTTTCTCTCCTTTTGTAGTCGGCAAAAAAGTCAAAGTCCTCATTCAGGACATGGACAAGGTTCGCTGGAAGCAAGAGCTTGAGGAGGACCGGGAGATTCTGGAAAAGCTCATTTCATCTGCTCAGGCAGTTAAAGCCCCGCAAGATGAAAAACTGCGACGGTTGAAGGAACTGATACAGCACAAGGTGACCAACCCGATTAATCCGGGAAATAAAAAAATCATCATTTTCACCGCATTTGCGGACACCGCAAAATATCTATACGAGCATACTGCAAAATGGGCACATAGAGAGCTCGGGGTTTATTCCGCCTTGGTGACTGGCTCTGGTGAAAACAAGACTGAGATGCCCGGTATCCGAAAAGATCTGGCGGCCATTATCACCTCCTTTTCTCCTATTTCAAAAGAGCGGGATAAGATTGATTCTGCTCTCACCGCTGAGATTGACCTGCTGATCGCCACAGACTGTATTTCAGAGGGACAAAACTTGCAGGACTGCGATTATCTGATCAACTATGACATCCACTGGAATCCGGTTCGGATCATTCAGCGCTTCGGGCGTGTTGATCGATTGGGCTCCAAGAATGACAAAATCCAGCTGGTGAATTTCTGGCCCAACATGGAGCTGGATGAATACATCAATCTGGAGGCCCGCGTTTCCGGGCGAATGGTCCTGCTTGATATTTCGGCCACCGGTGAGGAAAACGTCATTGAGTTTACCGATTCCGGGAAAATGAACGACCTCGACTATCGGCGAAAGCAGCTTGAAAAACTGCAGAACGAAGTTCTGGATATTGAGGATGTTGAGGGTGGCATTTCAATCACCGATCTTACCTTGAACGATTTCCGCATGGACCTTAGTGACTACATAAAAGAACATGAAAACCTGCTGGAGCGGATGCCACCGGGAGCTTTTGCTGTTGCCACTATTGACGACTCATTAAAGGGCGAGTTGTCTCCGGGAGTAATTTTCTGCCTTAAAAATGAAGGAGCACAAACCGTTTCGGACACCACCTACGCCCTGTCTCCCTACTATTTAGTCTATGTATCAAACGACGGTTCTGTCATTTTGCAGTTCACCCAAACAAAAAAGATTCTGGACCTGCTGAAAAAGATGAGCATCCATGGAAAATCAATTAATGGTGGAGCCACCACTCGGCTTTCCAGTTTGACACGCAAGGGCTCTGATATGTCGCATTACCGCAACCTGCTATCCAAAGCGGTACAGGCCCTGACCGGCGCAGCAGAAGAACGTGGTGTAGAAAGTCTCTTCTCTCCCGGCGGAACCGTCATTAGTAAAAACAGCTTTAAGGGCATGGATGACTTTGAAGTGGTCAGCTACCTGATCCTTCTGGGTGAGGAGGCAGACGATGCCAGATAA
- a CDS encoding DUF4391 domain-containing protein, whose product MPDNKKAAIEYVWNAISFPEAALLGKRVPKKQFLESGELVASDKKLFRENVKSVYWEYTLKSSTCPVLPFRDNEREYLEVAVLQVEMNSPKGHKRIAEIIHRVIPYPLMLGFYTESGDIALSIAPKRFSQAEHGAFVAERFFTTGWMNCDGLNEREAAFIQSLAWSNMPLQNYGSLYNAWTDRFTGYECSVLSGTFAIGKAGDRLERLTRCREIESRISELRGQLKKAAFNRQVELNTQIKKFEQELKQLAASL is encoded by the coding sequence ATGCCAGATAATAAAAAAGCAGCCATTGAATATGTCTGGAATGCCATTTCCTTTCCCGAGGCGGCTCTCTTAGGCAAGCGGGTTCCTAAAAAGCAGTTTCTTGAAAGCGGCGAGCTTGTTGCCAGTGACAAAAAGTTGTTTAGGGAAAACGTGAAAAGCGTTTACTGGGAATATACCCTGAAATCCTCAACCTGTCCGGTTCTGCCCTTTAGGGATAATGAGCGGGAATATCTTGAGGTAGCAGTTCTGCAGGTCGAAATGAATTCCCCAAAAGGCCACAAACGAATTGCCGAGATCATCCACAGAGTCATCCCGTATCCCTTGATGCTGGGCTTCTATACCGAAAGCGGAGATATAGCCCTGAGTATCGCTCCCAAGCGTTTCAGCCAGGCCGAGCATGGAGCCTTTGTGGCTGAACGGTTTTTCACCACCGGCTGGATGAATTGTGACGGGCTGAACGAGCGGGAAGCCGCCTTTATCCAATCACTCGCGTGGAGCAATATGCCGCTTCAGAACTACGGGTCTTTATACAATGCCTGGACAGATCGGTTCACTGGATATGAGTGCTCTGTATTGTCTGGGACATTTGCCATCGGCAAAGCGGGTGATCGGCTCGAGCGGTTGACGCGTTGCCGGGAAATTGAATCAAGAATATCGGAACTGCGCGGGCAGCTTAAAAAAGCAGCTTTCAACCGGCAGGTGGAGCTGAATACACAAATCAAGAAATTTGAACAAGAGCTCAAGCAACTGGCTGCGAGTCTTTAA
- a CDS encoding site-specific DNA-methyltransferase: MEKMDGKTMDIVAENVGKLKELFPEAFTEGKVDFEALKEVLGTFVDDRDERYSFTWNGKSKARMIAQTPSTGTLRPCKEESIDWGSTQNIFIEGDNLEVLKLLQKSYHKKVKMIYIDPPYNTGKDFVYKDNFKDNIKNYKEITGQVDGEGRNLSNNPETSGRYHTDWLNMMYPRLKLARNLLKDDGVIFISIDDNEVSNLRKMCDEVFGDENFIAIFPWRSRTAKADVPFGVSCDVEWIVCYGKPYFVAGRLGERKYYQSDDFSEPWRMQDSTTNKTKEERPNSFFTMINPKNGEEFPANETRTWCVTEDTFPEYYKNGKIVFPGDYDFLNIKRPAFRVFENEDREKAFKKYGTEEVRMAISSYLPEKDVGRTEHGSKEIRNLFGPQVFSYPKPTGLIKFFVENISDPDAIIMDFFAGSGTTADAMMQQNASDKGNRKFLLVQLPEVINPTKNEQQTAAQYCIQNKLPLKITELTKARISLAAAKIKEENPEYDGDLGFKAFKLDSTNIKPWEVDFDMTERTLEDFISNIKTDRREEDVLYEILLKYGLDLTLPISEHTIAGQKVFDIGMGALIICLADAISLEVVEGIAKLKDELNPEIMRVVFKDSGFKDDVVKTNAVQILKQAGIVDVRSL, encoded by the coding sequence ATGGAAAAAATGGATGGTAAAACAATGGATATCGTAGCCGAAAACGTTGGCAAGCTGAAGGAGCTGTTTCCTGAAGCCTTCACAGAAGGCAAGGTGGATTTTGAGGCACTAAAGGAAGTGCTCGGCACGTTTGTGGACGACCGCGATGAACGCTACAGCTTTACATGGAACGGTAAAAGCAAAGCCCGGATGATCGCCCAAACACCCAGCACCGGTACTTTGCGCCCCTGCAAGGAAGAATCAATTGATTGGGGCAGCACGCAGAATATTTTCATTGAAGGCGATAACCTTGAAGTGCTCAAACTCCTCCAGAAAAGCTATCACAAAAAAGTGAAGATGATCTATATCGATCCGCCATATAACACCGGCAAGGACTTTGTTTATAAAGACAATTTCAAGGACAACATCAAAAACTACAAAGAGATTACCGGTCAGGTGGATGGTGAAGGCCGTAATCTATCCAACAACCCGGAAACCAGTGGACGCTATCATACCGACTGGCTGAATATGATGTACCCGCGTTTGAAGCTGGCGAGGAATCTTCTGAAGGATGATGGTGTGATATTCATATCAATCGATGACAATGAAGTTTCAAACCTCCGTAAAATGTGTGATGAGGTTTTTGGAGATGAAAATTTTATAGCAATTTTTCCGTGGCGGTCTAGAACGGCCAAAGCAGATGTTCCCTTTGGTGTATCCTGTGATGTTGAATGGATTGTTTGTTATGGAAAGCCGTACTTCGTTGCTGGACGATTGGGTGAACGAAAATATTATCAATCAGATGACTTTTCTGAACCATGGCGAATGCAAGACTCTACGACTAACAAAACTAAAGAAGAACGTCCGAATTCATTTTTCACGATGATTAATCCAAAAAATGGTGAAGAATTTCCTGCTAACGAAACAAGAACATGGTGTGTAACGGAGGATACATTTCCTGAGTATTATAAAAATGGGAAAATTGTATTCCCTGGAGATTATGATTTCCTGAACATAAAACGCCCAGCCTTTCGAGTATTTGAAAACGAGGATCGTGAGAAGGCTTTTAAGAAATATGGGACAGAAGAGGTTCGTATGGCAATCTCTTCATATTTGCCAGAGAAGGATGTTGGGCGAACGGAGCATGGCTCAAAGGAGATTCGCAACCTTTTCGGACCACAAGTATTTTCTTATCCAAAACCAACAGGACTAATTAAGTTTTTTGTTGAGAATATCAGTGATCCAGATGCAATTATTATGGACTTTTTTGCCGGGTCTGGAACAACTGCTGATGCAATGATGCAACAAAATGCTTCTGATAAAGGAAATCGTAAATTTTTACTTGTCCAGCTACCGGAAGTTATCAATCCAACAAAGAATGAGCAGCAAACAGCAGCTCAATATTGTATCCAAAATAAACTGCCCTTAAAAATCACTGAGCTGACAAAAGCACGTATTTCACTTGCTGCTGCAAAAATCAAAGAAGAAAACCCTGAATATGATGGCGACCTTGGCTTCAAGGCTTTCAAACTCGACTCCACTAATATCAAACCGTGGGAAGTTGACTTTGATATGACGGAGCGCACCCTCGAAGACTTCATCTCCAACATCAAAACCGACCGTCGTGAGGAAGATGTCCTTTATGAAATTCTGCTCAAATACGGTCTGGATCTGACCCTGCCTATTAGCGAGCACACCATTGCCGGACAGAAGGTATTCGATATCGGCATGGGGGCACTCATTATCTGTCTTGCAGATGCCATCTCTCTCGAAGTGGTCGAAGGCATCGCCAAGCTGAAGGATGAACTCAATCCGGAAATCATGCGTGTGGTATTCAAGGACTCCGGTTTCAAAGATGATGTGGTGAAAACCAATGCGGTTCAGATTCTCAAACAGGCTGGCATTGTTGATGTAAGGAGCTTGTAA
- a CDS encoding recombinase family protein, which produces MVWKMDRFARNMNDLCNITEHLKGKCAALEILDQTPWNDGVRVSATEKQEREYMEYLSIPQIAEDPQADTDPQSEEIGAPTIQPSGRQSNMGIFVQPPKKYIL; this is translated from the coding sequence GTGGTCTGGAAGATGGATAGATTTGCCCGGAACATGAACGACCTCTGCAATATCACTGAACATTTGAAAGGTAAATGCGCTGCCCTGGAAATCCTCGACCAGACTCCCTGGAATGATGGTGTCAGAGTGTCAGCAACCGAAAAACAAGAGAGAGAGTACATGGAGTACCTATCAATACCGCAGATAGCCGAAGATCCACAGGCAGACACGGACCCACAATCGGAAGAGATAGGCGCCCCCACCATACAACCATCAGGCCGACAATCCAACATGGGTATTTTTGTACAACCCCCAAAAAAGTATATTTTGTAG
- a CDS encoding helix-turn-helix domain-containing protein, with protein MEHLSIPQIADKLKISDNTVRRYMKRFKDCLPSPIKVGIVYKYPENTIELIGKIYTWYERGMSKNEIIGNLQNKDDDVASPTPPQPDKLDILGGKIDALTTAISGLTTLLTSNAATLPAAGQTIKALEGVRIKLLSDPILTPDPQADTDPQSEEIDAPTIQPSDRPLNMGSPPEKIGPNTPTTPTPTDKIKADTTTTPTGGVKNGESLKKPKDTKEKEPSYTLPPTGGDTIPTGSVTPDMEVDIEGYKGQVIKLILKLKAQGMILKDIKSELEGRGLKTFTGKTIWATGTIGNLYHKNK; from the coding sequence ATGGAGCATCTTTCAATACCGCAGATAGCCGATAAATTAAAGATCAGCGACAATACTGTCCGACGATATATGAAACGCTTTAAAGATTGCCTCCCATCCCCTATAAAGGTGGGGATAGTTTACAAGTACCCTGAAAACACAATCGAACTGATCGGGAAAATTTATACATGGTATGAAAGGGGCATGTCAAAGAATGAGATCATCGGGAATCTGCAAAATAAAGATGATGACGTCGCCTCCCCGACACCACCACAACCGGATAAACTTGATATCCTGGGCGGCAAGATTGATGCCCTTACCACAGCCATCAGCGGGTTGACTACTTTATTGACCAGCAATGCAGCCACCCTGCCAGCAGCCGGACAGACAATTAAAGCCTTAGAGGGTGTGAGAATTAAACTTCTATCTGACCCCATCCTTACACCAGATCCACAGGCCGACACGGACCCACAATCGGAAGAGATAGACGCCCCCACCATACAACCATCAGACCGACCACTCAACATGGGGTCGCCACCAGAAAAGATAGGACCAAACACTCCCACCACCCCGACACCTACGGACAAAATAAAGGCTGACACCACCACTACCCCTACTGGAGGGGTAAAAAACGGCGAATCCTTGAAGAAGCCCAAAGACACTAAGGAAAAGGAACCATCCTACACCCTACCACCAACTGGAGGCGACACCATACCTACAGGTTCTGTCACCCCTGACATGGAGGTCGACATCGAGGGGTATAAAGGGCAGGTCATTAAACTGATTCTCAAGCTGAAAGCCCAGGGTATGATATTGAAAGATATCAAGTCCGAGCTGGAGGGCAGAGGGTTGAAGACCTTTACTGGAAAAACAATCTGGGCCACAGGAACTATTGGCAATCTTTATCATAAAAATAAGTGA
- a CDS encoding type II toxin-antitoxin system RelE/ParE family toxin has product MVAELIIAPEAQQDIDEAYCWYEYRRPGLGEEFLHCVDDCIQVICRMPELHAKVHEEYRRALVRRFPYAIFYEHAGGTVYIYSIFHASRNPQEWHNRLV; this is encoded by the coding sequence ATGGTCGCTGAACTAATAATCGCACCGGAAGCACAACAGGACATTGATGAGGCATATTGTTGGTATGAATATCGTCGACCTGGTCTGGGGGAAGAGTTTCTCCACTGCGTGGACGATTGTATCCAGGTTATTTGTCGCATGCCTGAACTTCACGCTAAGGTTCACGAGGAATATCGACGGGCACTGGTGAGGCGATTTCCATACGCCATCTTTTATGAACACGCTGGAGGGACGGTATATATCTACAGCATCTTCCATGCATCCCGGAACCCACAGGAATGGCACAATCGTTTAGTGTGA
- a CDS encoding addiction module protein translates to MNLNTVSIFNLSPPEKLQLLEDLWDDLAASPSDVPVYEWQKEELARRKTNLMNNPTSGLSWDDVKRKTRSLYGR, encoded by the coding sequence ATGAATTTAAATACAGTTTCTATATTCAACCTGAGTCCACCAGAAAAGCTTCAACTATTGGAAGATCTCTGGGACGATCTGGCTGCTTCCCCATCAGATGTTCCTGTGTATGAATGGCAAAAGGAGGAGTTGGCTCGTCGGAAGACCAACTTAATGAATAACCCGACTTCGGGGCTTTCGTGGGATGATGTAAAGCGCAAAACTCGGAGTCTCTATGGTCGCTGA
- a CDS encoding recombinase family protein, giving the protein MGIFTYARVSTLDQNTDMQVNALKAAYPDAVLREEKKSGSTVKDRFVLNIILDMIGKGDKLVVWKLDRLARNMNDLTKIIEDLNIKGAALEILDQKIDTTTATGRAFLQMLGVFAEFETNLRKERQLAGIAAAKDKGKHLGRRSSLTDEQKKEIRTKNQTGMNPTTLSKEYGVCRGTVYNVIKDMDTLPN; this is encoded by the coding sequence ATGGGCATCTTCACTTATGCCAGGGTATCAACACTTGACCAGAATACAGACATGCAAGTGAATGCATTGAAGGCAGCTTATCCGGATGCAGTGCTCCGGGAGGAAAAGAAGTCCGGTTCCACGGTAAAGGATAGGTTTGTCCTAAACATCATCCTGGACATGATCGGCAAAGGTGATAAACTGGTAGTCTGGAAACTTGATAGGCTTGCCAGGAACATGAACGACCTCACCAAAATAATTGAGGACCTAAACATCAAAGGGGCCGCTTTGGAGATCCTGGACCAGAAAATTGACACGACTACAGCAACGGGCCGGGCCTTCCTGCAAATGCTTGGAGTTTTTGCAGAGTTTGAGACCAATCTCCGCAAAGAACGGCAGCTTGCCGGGATAGCGGCAGCCAAAGATAAGGGTAAGCACCTAGGCAGAAGATCCTCTCTCACAGATGAGCAGAAAAAAGAAATTCGGACAAAAAATCAAACAGGGATGAATCCCACCACGCTATCCAAGGAATACGGAGTCTGCCGTGGTACAGTCTACAATGTGATAAAAGACATGGACACCCTGCCAAACTAA
- a CDS encoding DUF4357 domain-containing protein, protein MHIDVQPGADRYKIENGNTPTESLLPRADKDSMEEYIHNLRIIMGTLGHRVLEPIKVVESLQNEVPSKPKLSRFIFNFSIRDLNATGQQTDDGFVLFKGSDISGKTSKSMPGKTLSIREKWIADGTLVPNGENFKLTKDSILSSSSYAAVLVAGTSRSGPQSWIDENGRSLKAAEEILLAET, encoded by the coding sequence GTGCATATTGATGTGCAGCCAGGGGCGGATAGATATAAAATTGAAAACGGGAATACGCCAACAGAGTCTTTGCTTCCACGTGCCGACAAAGACTCAATGGAAGAGTATATTCATAATTTAAGAATAATCATGGGGACGCTCGGTCATAGAGTTCTTGAACCGATAAAAGTTGTTGAATCTCTACAGAATGAAGTTCCGTCAAAACCAAAACTATCAAGATTCATTTTTAATTTTTCTATTCGTGATTTAAACGCTACAGGTCAACAAACTGATGATGGCTTCGTTCTTTTTAAAGGCTCTGATATTTCAGGTAAAACCAGCAAGAGTATGCCCGGAAAAACTTTGTCAATTCGTGAAAAATGGATAGCAGATGGAACGTTGGTCCCAAATGGAGAGAATTTTAAGCTCACAAAGGACAGTATTTTGAGTTCATCTTCATATGCAGCAGTCTTGGTTGCCGGAACTAGCAGGTCAGGGCCTCAAAGCTGGATAGATGAAAACGGACGATCACTTAAGGCAGCTGAAGAAATTTTACTTGCGGAAACATAA
- a CDS encoding addiction module protein translates to MNLNTVSIFNLSPPEKLQLLEDLWDDLAASPSDVPVYEWQKEELARRKTNLMNNPTSGLSWDDVKRKTRSLYGR, encoded by the coding sequence ATGAATTTAAATACAGTTTCTATATTCAACCTGAGTCCACCAGAAAAGCTTCAACTGTTGGAAGATCTCTGGGACGATCTGGCTGCTTCCCCATCAGATGTTCCTGTGTATGAATGGCAAAAGGAGGAGTTGGCTCGTCGGAAGACCAACTTAATGAATAACCCGACTTCGGGGCTTTCGTGGGATGATGTAAAGCGCAAAACTCGGAGTCTCTATGGTCGCTGA